One segment of Streptomyces sp. TG1A-8 DNA contains the following:
- the rplP gene encoding 50S ribosomal protein L16, protein MLIPRRVKHRKQHHPKRNGMSKGGTQVAFGEYGIQALTPAYVTNRQIEAARIAMTRHIKRGGKVWINIYPDRPLTKKPAETRMGSGKGSPEWWIANVKPGRVMFELSYPNEKIAREALTRAAHKLPMKCRIVKREAGEA, encoded by the coding sequence ATGCTGATCCCCCGTAGGGTCAAGCACCGCAAGCAGCACCACCCGAAGCGCAACGGTATGTCCAAGGGTGGGACGCAGGTTGCGTTCGGCGAGTACGGCATCCAGGCGCTGACCCCGGCCTACGTGACGAACCGCCAGATCGAGGCGGCCCGTATCGCGATGACCCGCCACATCAAGCGTGGCGGCAAGGTCTGGATCAACATCTACCCCGACCGTCCCCTCACCAAGAAGCCGGCCGAGACCCGCATGGGTTCCGGTAAGGGTTCTCCGGAGTGGTGGATCGCCAACGTCAAGCCCGGACGTGTGATGTTCGAGCTGTCGTACCCCAACGAGAAGATCGCCCGTGAGGCGCTGACCCGTGCGGCCCACAAGCTGCCGATGAAGTGCCGGATCGTCAAGCGCGAGGCAGGTGAAGCGTGA
- the rpsJ gene encoding 30S ribosomal protein S10 yields MAGQKIRIRLKAYDHEVIDSSAKKIVETVTRTGASVAGPVPLPTEKNVYCVIKSPHKYKDSREHFEMRTHKRLIDILDPTPKTVDSLMRLDLPAGVDIEIKL; encoded by the coding sequence ATGGCGGGACAGAAGATCCGCATCCGGCTCAAGGCCTACGACCACGAGGTCATCGACTCCTCGGCGAAGAAGATCGTCGAGACGGTGACCCGCACTGGTGCGTCGGTCGCGGGCCCGGTGCCGCTGCCCACTGAGAAGAACGTGTACTGCGTCATCAAGTCGCCGCACAAGTACAAGGACTCGCGCGAGCACTTCGAGATGCGCACGCACAAGCGCCTGATCGACATCCTCGACCCGACCCCCAAGACCGTTGACTCTCTGATGCGACTCGACCTCCCGGCCGGTGTCGACATCGAGATCAAGCTCTGA
- the rplW gene encoding 50S ribosomal protein L23: MAIRHPAIASKAAKAAKAARVAKARRHATEGKNTVETPLSKSYTDPRDVLLKPVVSEKSYALLDENKYTFIVDPNANKTQIKQAVQAVFDVKVTGVNTINRQGKRKRTKTGFGQRAGSKRAIVTLAEGDRIDIFGGPTA, encoded by the coding sequence ATGGCCATCCGTCACCCCGCTATCGCCTCGAAGGCCGCCAAGGCCGCCAAGGCCGCGCGCGTCGCCAAGGCGCGCCGCCACGCCACCGAGGGCAAGAACACCGTCGAGACGCCGCTGAGCAAGTCGTACACGGACCCCCGTGACGTCCTGCTGAAGCCGGTCGTCTCCGAGAAGAGCTACGCGCTTCTCGACGAGAACAAGTACACGTTCATCGTCGACCCGAACGCCAACAAGACCCAGATCAAGCAGGCCGTCCAGGCGGTCTTCGACGTCAAGGTCACCGGGGTCAACACGATCAACCGTCAGGGCAAGCGCAAGCGCACGAAGACCGGCTTCGGTCAGCGTGCCGGCAGCAAGCGGGCGATCGTGACCCTCGCCGAGGGCGACCGTATCGACATCTTCGGCGGTCCGACCGCGTAA
- the rplB gene encoding 50S ribosomal protein L2, with amino-acid sequence MGIRKYKPTTPGRRGASVADFVEVTRSTPEKSLVRPLHSKGGRNNAGRVTVRHQGGGHKRAYRVIDFRRHDKDGVPAKVAHIEYDPNRTARIALLHYADGEKRYILAPRHLQQGDRVENGPGADIKPGNNLALRNIPVGTTIHAIELRPGGGAKLARSAGASVQLLAREGAMATLRMPSGEIRMVDARCRATVGEVGNAEQSNINWGKAGRKRWLGVRPTVRGVVMNPVDHPHGGGEGRTSGGRHPVSPWGKKEGRTRSPKKASNKYIVRRRKTNKKR; translated from the coding sequence ATGGGAATCCGCAAGTACAAGCCGACTACGCCGGGCCGTCGTGGCGCCAGCGTCGCCGACTTCGTCGAGGTCACGCGGTCCACGCCGGAGAAGTCGCTGGTCCGCCCGCTGCACAGCAAGGGCGGCCGTAACAACGCCGGTCGTGTGACCGTTCGCCACCAGGGTGGCGGACACAAGCGCGCCTACCGAGTGATCGACTTCCGTCGTCACGACAAGGACGGCGTGCCGGCGAAGGTCGCGCACATCGAGTACGACCCCAACCGCACCGCGCGCATCGCGCTGCTGCACTACGCCGACGGCGAGAAGCGCTACATCCTCGCCCCGCGCCACCTGCAGCAGGGCGACCGCGTCGAGAACGGTCCCGGGGCCGACATCAAGCCGGGCAACAACCTGGCCCTGCGCAACATCCCGGTCGGTACCACGATCCACGCGATCGAGCTCCGTCCCGGCGGCGGTGCCAAGCTCGCCCGCTCCGCAGGTGCCTCCGTGCAGCTGCTGGCGCGTGAGGGCGCCATGGCGACGCTCCGCATGCCGTCCGGCGAGATCCGCATGGTGGACGCGCGCTGCCGCGCCACCGTCGGTGAGGTCGGCAACGCCGAGCAGTCGAACATCAACTGGGGCAAGGCGGGCCGCAAGCGCTGGCTGGGCGTTCGCCCGACCGTGCGTGGTGTCGTCATGAACCCGGTCGACCACCCGCACGGTGGTGGTGAGGGCCGTACCTCCGGTGGCCGCCACCCCGTGTCCCCGTGGGGCAAGAAGGAAGGCCGTACTCGTTCGCCCAAGAAGGCGTCGAACAAGTACATCGTCCGCCGCCGCAAGACGAACAAGAAGCGCTAA
- the rpsS gene encoding 30S ribosomal protein S19, with translation MPRSLKKGPFVDDHLIKKVDAQNEAGTKNVIKTWSRRSMIVPAMLGHTIAVHNGKTHIPVFVTESMVGHKLGEFSPTRTFRGHVKDDRKSKRR, from the coding sequence ATGCCTCGTAGCTTGAAGAAGGGACCCTTCGTCGACGACCACCTGATCAAGAAGGTGGACGCCCAGAACGAAGCCGGTACCAAGAACGTCATCAAGACCTGGTCCCGTCGCTCGATGATCGTCCCGGCCATGCTCGGCCACACGATCGCGGTGCACAACGGCAAGACCCACATTCCGGTGTTCGTCACCGAGTCGATGGTCGGCCACAAGCTCGGCGAGTTCTCGCCGACGCGCACCTTCCGGGGTCACGTCAAGGACGACCGGAAGTCGAAGCGCCGCTAG
- the rpsQ gene encoding 30S ribosomal protein S17, whose amino-acid sequence MSESNVTENKEARGFRKTREGLVVSDKMDKTVVVAVEDRVKHALYGKVIRRTNKLKAHDEQNAAGVGDRVLLMETRPLSATKRWRVVEILEKAK is encoded by the coding sequence ATGAGCGAGAGCAACGTGACTGAGAACAAGGAAGCGCGCGGCTTCCGCAAGACCCGTGAGGGTCTCGTCGTCAGCGACAAGATGGACAAGACCGTCGTCGTCGCCGTCGAGGACCGTGTCAAGCACGCGCTGTACGGCAAGGTCATCCGCCGTACGAACAAGCTCAAGGCCCACGACGAGCAGAACGCCGCGGGCGTCGGCGACCGCGTCCTCCTCATGGAGACCCGGCCGCTGTCCGCGACGAAGCGCTGGCGCGTCGTCGAGATCCTCGAGAAGGCCAAGTAA
- the rpsC gene encoding 30S ribosomal protein S3 has protein sequence MGQKVNPHGFRLGITTDFKSRWYADKLYKDYVKEDVAIRRMMTSGMERAGISKVEIERTRDRVRVDIHTARPGIVIGRRGAEADRIRGDLEKLTGKQVQLNILEVKNPETDAQLVAQAVAEQLSSRVSFRRAMRKSMQSAMKAGAKGIKIQCGGRLGGAEMSRSEFYREGRVPLHTLRANVDYGFFEAKTTFGRIGVKVWIYKGDVKNIAEVRAENAAARAGNRPARGGADRPARGGRGGERRGRKPQQAAGAEAPKAEAPAAAPAESTGTEA, from the coding sequence ATGGGCCAGAAGGTAAACCCGCACGGGTTCCGACTCGGCATCACGACCGACTTCAAGTCGCGTTGGTACGCCGACAAGCTCTACAAGGACTACGTCAAGGAAGACGTCGCCATCCGCCGGATGATGACGTCCGGTATGGAGCGCGCCGGCATCTCCAAGGTGGAGATCGAGCGCACCCGTGACCGTGTGCGGGTGGACATCCACACCGCCCGTCCGGGCATCGTCATCGGCCGCCGCGGCGCCGAGGCCGACCGCATCCGCGGTGACCTCGAGAAGCTCACGGGCAAGCAGGTCCAGCTGAACATCCTCGAGGTCAAGAACCCCGAGACCGACGCCCAGCTGGTCGCCCAGGCCGTCGCCGAGCAGCTCTCCTCCCGCGTCTCCTTCCGCCGGGCCATGCGCAAGAGCATGCAGTCCGCGATGAAGGCCGGCGCCAAGGGCATCAAGATCCAGTGCGGCGGCCGCCTCGGCGGCGCCGAGATGTCCCGCTCGGAGTTCTACCGCGAGGGCCGCGTGCCCCTGCACACGCTCCGCGCGAACGTGGACTACGGCTTCTTCGAGGCCAAGACGACCTTCGGCCGCATCGGCGTGAAGGTCTGGATCTACAAGGGCGACGTCAAGAACATCGCCGAGGTCCGCGCCGAGAACGCTGCCGCCCGTGCGGGCAACCGCCCGGCCCGCGGTGGCGCCGACCGCCCGGCCCGTGGTGGCCGCGGTGGCGAGCGGCGCGGTCGCAAGCCGCAGCAGGCTGCCGGTGCCGAGGCCCCCAAGGCCGAGGCTCCCGCCGCCGCTCCGGCTGAGAGCACCGGAACGGAGGCCTGA
- the rplC gene encoding 50S ribosomal protein L3: MAKQIKGILGEKLGMTQVWDENNRVVPVTVVKAGPNVVTQVRTNDVDGYESVQIAFGEIDPRKVNKPLKGHFAKADVTPRRHLVEIRTADASEYTLGQEITAEVFEAGIKVDVTGKSKGKGFAGVMKRHNFKGLGAGHGTQRKHRSPGSIGGCATPGRVFKGLRMAGRMGNERVTTQNLTVHAVDAEKGLLLIKGAVPGPNGGLVLVRTAAKGA, encoded by the coding sequence ATGGCTAAGCAGATCAAGGGCATCCTGGGCGAGAAGCTCGGCATGACGCAGGTGTGGGACGAGAACAACCGTGTTGTTCCGGTCACCGTCGTCAAGGCCGGCCCCAACGTCGTCACCCAGGTCCGCACGAACGACGTCGACGGCTACGAGTCCGTTCAGATCGCGTTCGGTGAGATCGACCCGCGCAAGGTGAACAAGCCCCTCAAGGGCCACTTCGCCAAGGCCGACGTCACTCCCCGCCGCCACCTCGTCGAGATCCGTACCGCTGACGCCAGCGAGTACACCCTCGGCCAGGAGATCACCGCCGAGGTGTTCGAGGCCGGCATCAAGGTCGACGTGACCGGCAAGAGCAAGGGCAAGGGCTTCGCCGGTGTCATGAAGCGTCACAACTTCAAGGGCCTCGGCGCCGGACACGGCACCCAGCGCAAGCACCGCTCGCCCGGTTCCATCGGTGGCTGCGCCACCCCGGGCCGCGTGTTCAAGGGCCTCCGCATGGCGGGTCGCATGGGCAACGAGCGGGTCACCACCCAGAACCTGACCGTCCACGCCGTTGACGCGGAGAAGGGTCTGCTGCTCATCAAGGGCGCGGTTCCCGGTCCGAACGGCGGCCTCGTCCTGGTCCGCACCGCGGCCAAGGGGGCCTGA
- the rplV gene encoding 50S ribosomal protein L22, which produces MEARAQARYIRVTPMKARRVVDLIRGMDATEAQAVLRFAPQAASVPVGKVLDSAIANAAHNYDHTDVDSLFISEAYVDEGPTLKRFRPRAQGRAYRIRKRTSHITVVVSSKEGTR; this is translated from the coding sequence ATGGAAGCCAGGGCCCAGGCGCGGTACATCCGCGTCACGCCCATGAAGGCCCGCCGCGTGGTGGACCTTATCCGTGGCATGGACGCCACGGAGGCTCAGGCGGTCCTGCGTTTCGCCCCGCAGGCCGCGAGCGTGCCGGTCGGCAAGGTGCTGGACAGCGCCATCGCCAACGCCGCGCACAACTACGACCACACCGATGTCGACAGCCTCTTCATCTCGGAGGCCTACGTCGACGAGGGCCCGACCCTGAAGCGGTTCCGTCCGCGCGCCCAGGGCCGTGCCTACCGGATCCGCAAGCGGACCAGCCACATCACCGTGGTCGTCAGCAGCAAGGAAGGAACCCGGTAA
- the rplD gene encoding 50S ribosomal protein L4, protein MSTVDILSPAGDKAGSVELPAEIFDAKVSVPLIHQVVVAQLAAARQGTHKTKTRGEVRGGGKKPYRQKGTGRARQGSTRAPQFAGGGVVHGPVPRDYSQRTPKKMKAAALRGALTDRARHNRIHVVSGVVEGEISTKAAKSLFGKISERKNLLLVVERSDEAAWLSARNLPQVHILEPGQLNTYDVLVSDDVVFTQAAFESFVSGPKAADTEGSEV, encoded by the coding sequence ATGAGCACTGTTGACATCCTTTCGCCGGCGGGCGACAAGGCCGGTTCCGTCGAGCTCCCCGCGGAGATCTTCGACGCCAAGGTCAGCGTTCCGCTGATCCACCAGGTCGTCGTCGCACAGCTGGCCGCTGCCCGTCAGGGCACGCACAAGACGAAGACCCGTGGCGAGGTCCGTGGTGGCGGCAAGAAGCCGTACCGCCAGAAGGGCACCGGCCGCGCCCGTCAGGGTTCGACCCGCGCGCCGCAGTTCGCCGGCGGTGGCGTCGTGCACGGTCCCGTGCCGCGTGACTACTCGCAGCGGACCCCGAAGAAGATGAAGGCCGCCGCCCTGCGCGGTGCCCTCACCGACCGGGCGCGTCACAACCGCATCCACGTCGTCTCCGGCGTGGTCGAGGGCGAGATCTCCACCAAGGCCGCGAAGAGCCTGTTCGGCAAGATCAGCGAGCGCAAGAACCTGCTCCTGGTCGTCGAGCGCTCCGACGAGGCCGCATGGCTCTCCGCCCGCAACCTGCCCCAGGTCCACATCCTGGAGCCGGGCCAGCTGAACACGTACGACGTTCTCGTCTCGGACGACGTGGTCTTCACCCAGGCCGCGTTCGAGTCCTTCGTGTCTGGCCCCAAGGCCGCCGACACCGAAGGGAGCGAGGTCTGA
- the rplN gene encoding 50S ribosomal protein L14, producing the protein MIQQESRLRVADNTGAKEILCIRVLGGSGRRYAGIGDVIVATVKDAIPGGNVKKGDVVKAVIVRTVKERRRPDGSYIRFDENAAVILKNDGDPRGTRIFGPVGRELREKKFMKIISLAPEVL; encoded by the coding sequence GTGATCCAGCAGGAGTCGCGACTGCGTGTCGCCGACAACACTGGTGCGAAGGAGATCCTTTGCATCCGTGTGCTCGGTGGCTCCGGTCGCCGCTACGCGGGCATCGGTGACGTCATCGTCGCCACCGTCAAGGACGCGATCCCCGGTGGCAACGTGAAGAAGGGTGACGTCGTCAAGGCGGTCATCGTTCGCACCGTCAAGGAGCGCCGCCGTCCGGACGGCTCGTACATCCGCTTCGACGAGAACGCCGCCGTCATTCTGAAGAACGACGGCGACCCTCGCGGCACCCGCATCTTCGGCCCGGTCGGCCGGGAGCTGCGCGAGAAGAAGTTCATGAAGATCATCTCGCTCGCGCCGGAGGTGCTGTAA
- the rplX gene encoding 50S ribosomal protein L24 codes for MKIKKGDLVQVITGKDKGKQGKVIAAYPREERVLVEGVNRVKKHTKAGPTARGSQAGGIVTTEAPIHVSNVQLVVEKDGQKVVTRVGYRFDEEGNKIRVAKRTGEDI; via the coding sequence ATGAAGATCAAGAAGGGCGACCTGGTCCAGGTCATCACCGGCAAGGACAAGGGCAAGCAGGGCAAGGTCATTGCCGCTTACCCGCGCGAGGAGCGCGTTCTGGTCGAGGGTGTCAACCGGGTCAAGAAGCACACCAAGGCCGGCCCGACCGCTCGCGGTTCCCAGGCCGGCGGCATCGTGACCACCGAGGCCCCCATCCACGTGTCCAACGTCCAGCTGGTCGTGGAGAAGGACGGTCAGAAGGTCGTCACGCGTGTCGGTTACCGCTTCGACGAAGAGGGCAACAAGATCCGCGTTGCCAAGCGGACGGGTGAGGACATCTGA
- the rpmC gene encoding 50S ribosomal protein L29, translating into MSAGTKASELRELGNEELLAKLREAKEELFNLRFQAATGQLENHGRLKAVRKDIARIYTLMRERELGIETVENA; encoded by the coding sequence ATGTCGGCCGGTACCAAGGCGTCCGAGCTGCGCGAGCTGGGCAACGAGGAGCTTCTGGCGAAGCTCCGCGAGGCCAAGGAAGAGCTGTTCAACCTCCGCTTCCAGGCGGCGACGGGCCAGCTCGAGAACCACGGCCGTCTGAAGGCGGTCCGCAAGGACATCGCGCGGATCTACACCCTGATGCGCGAGCGTGAGCTGGGCATCGAAACGGTGGAGAACGCATGA